One genomic segment of Brevibacillus laterosporus LMG 15441 includes these proteins:
- a CDS encoding DUF1802 family protein, whose amino-acid sequence MSNDKKQPESTLSLKEWAVAIKALGEGKQIITVRKGGLYEETRDFKLENDTFYLYPTYEHQKAEMIKPENQADLEATLVGWSLDKPTVDIEYFAHITDDIEILDEAKIRALNPYHIWTDDFADVRLHWKKKKPLHILFARVYKLDKPVTIEIAEEYKGCKSWHNLLSSLPQNGYTPVLSDEEYARTRQVIMDVLTKEE is encoded by the coding sequence ATGAGTAACGATAAAAAACAACCGGAATCCACACTTTCTTTAAAAGAGTGGGCTGTAGCGATTAAAGCATTAGGGGAAGGAAAACAAATTATTACTGTCCGTAAAGGCGGTTTATATGAAGAAACAAGAGATTTTAAGCTAGAAAACGATACATTTTATTTGTACCCAACCTATGAGCACCAAAAAGCAGAGATGATCAAACCTGAGAATCAAGCTGATCTGGAAGCAACTCTTGTAGGCTGGAGCCTTGATAAACCAACTGTAGATATCGAATACTTTGCTCATATTACAGATGATATAGAAATTTTAGATGAAGCAAAAATTCGTGCATTGAACCCTTACCATATTTGGACGGACGACTTTGCTGATGTTCGTCTGCACTGGAAAAAGAAGAAACCATTGCATATTCTATTTGCTCGCGTTTATAAATTAGACAAGCCAGTGACGATCGAGATTGCTGAAGAATATAAAGGCTGTAAATCTTGGCATAACCTTTTGTCCAGCCTTCCGCAAAATGGTTATACACCAGTACTAAGCGATGAGGAATATGCACGTACCCGCCAAGTCATTATGGATGTACTAACGAAGGAAGAGTAG
- the pckA gene encoding phosphoenolpyruvate carboxykinase (ATP), translated as MEAKTVKRLSEVLAGANAHYNLAVPKLIEEAVKRGEGVLTDKGALNALTGKFTGRSPKDKFIVDEPSVHDKIDWANNKPIQIEKFEQLHAEVLAYLENKELYVFDGFAGADRSFRLPIRVVSEFAWHNLFAHQLFIRPTVEELKGLQADFTVIYVPNFKANPEVHGTNSDTFIIISFEQKVVLIGGTEYAGEMKKSIFSVMNMLLPERNVLSMHCSANVGRDGDVALFFGLSGTGKTTLSADSDRRLIGDDEHGWSDQGVFNIEGGCYAKCIRLSEQGEPQIWNAINFGAVLENVVVDHASGMANYDDDRYTENTRAAYPVESIPGAVIPGVGGHPNVILFLTADSFGVIPPISKLNKEQAMYHFLSGYTSKMAGTERGVTRPLSEFSTCFGSPFLPLRPIVYAEMLGKKIDESNALVYLVNTGWTGGPVGVGSRMKLAFTRAMVTAALHGELEKVEYATDPVFGVQVPTTCPGVPSEVLQPRQTWTDKDAYDQQANELAKLFQANFAKKFPKATDISQAGPVVK; from the coding sequence ATGGAAGCCAAAACGGTTAAGCGTCTATCAGAAGTTCTTGCTGGTGCCAATGCTCATTATAATTTGGCTGTACCCAAGTTGATTGAAGAAGCAGTTAAACGTGGCGAAGGAGTTCTGACAGATAAAGGCGCTTTAAACGCGCTAACTGGCAAATTCACAGGGCGCTCTCCGAAAGATAAATTCATAGTCGATGAACCCTCTGTCCATGACAAAATTGATTGGGCCAATAACAAACCCATTCAAATCGAAAAATTTGAGCAATTACATGCGGAAGTTCTAGCTTACCTAGAAAACAAAGAGCTTTATGTTTTTGACGGATTTGCTGGAGCGGATCGTAGCTTTCGTTTACCCATTCGTGTAGTAAGTGAATTTGCTTGGCATAATCTGTTTGCTCATCAATTGTTTATCCGTCCAACAGTGGAAGAATTAAAAGGGCTTCAAGCCGATTTTACAGTTATTTATGTTCCGAACTTCAAAGCAAATCCGGAGGTTCATGGAACCAATTCTGATACATTCATTATTATTAGTTTTGAACAGAAGGTAGTTTTAATAGGCGGAACAGAATATGCCGGTGAAATGAAGAAATCCATTTTCAGCGTGATGAATATGCTGTTACCTGAACGCAATGTGTTATCTATGCATTGTTCAGCTAATGTTGGCCGTGACGGAGATGTGGCTTTATTCTTTGGCTTGTCAGGCACAGGGAAAACCACTCTATCTGCTGATTCAGACCGCCGTTTGATTGGCGATGATGAACATGGATGGTCTGATCAAGGAGTCTTTAATATAGAAGGAGGATGCTACGCAAAATGCATTCGTCTTTCTGAACAAGGGGAGCCACAAATCTGGAATGCAATCAATTTTGGTGCCGTGCTAGAAAATGTAGTGGTCGATCATGCTAGTGGTATGGCTAATTATGATGATGATCGCTACACAGAAAATACACGTGCGGCTTATCCTGTAGAATCGATTCCAGGAGCCGTCATACCTGGTGTGGGCGGCCATCCAAATGTGATTCTTTTCCTAACAGCAGATTCGTTTGGGGTAATTCCTCCAATCTCTAAATTAAACAAGGAACAGGCAATGTATCATTTCTTATCTGGCTATACGAGTAAAATGGCTGGAACAGAACGAGGTGTAACCCGGCCTCTAAGTGAATTCTCCACATGCTTTGGCTCTCCTTTCTTACCATTGCGTCCTATCGTTTATGCAGAAATGCTAGGGAAAAAGATTGATGAGTCTAATGCGCTTGTATATTTGGTGAATACGGGCTGGACAGGTGGACCTGTGGGAGTTGGAAGCCGGATGAAATTGGCATTTACGCGTGCAATGGTAACGGCTGCTCTTCATGGAGAATTGGAAAAGGTAGAATACGCTACTGATCCTGTGTTTGGAGTACAAGTGCCAACTACTTGCCCAGGTGTACCTAGTGAAGTGCTACAACCACGTCAAACATGGACAGATAAGGATGCCTATGATCAGCAGGCAAATGAATTAGCTAAGCTGTTCCAGGCTAACTTTGCTAAAAAGTTCCCGAAAGCAACTGATATTTCACAGGCTGGTCCTGTCGTTAAATAA
- a CDS encoding SCP2 sterol-binding domain-containing protein, producing MTVASQLRAILFEVQKRLERKRYLQSLMKDWNRHVGFKLEDGTLDSCLVFSNGEIIVTEWNKGHKAEVVVKGDVQRLQMLLTGDELSYRYAKENIEMRGHVRDQLKLDSLLRLSLENEKKLA from the coding sequence ATGACAGTGGCTTCTCAATTAAGAGCAATATTGTTTGAAGTGCAAAAACGCTTGGAACGAAAAAGATACCTACAAAGTTTGATGAAGGATTGGAATCGCCATGTTGGTTTTAAATTAGAAGATGGAACACTTGATAGCTGTTTAGTCTTTTCTAATGGAGAAATAATCGTAACGGAGTGGAATAAGGGGCATAAGGCGGAGGTTGTTGTAAAAGGGGATGTCCAACGCTTACAGATGCTTTTGACCGGTGATGAGCTCTCCTATCGCTATGCTAAAGAAAACATCGAGATGAGAGGACACGTCCGAGATCAATTAAAATTAGATTCCCTGCTGCGATTATCTTTGGAGAATGAGAAAAAGTTAGCCTAG
- a CDS encoding VOC family protein encodes MLQLQGVHHIALSCRNVMGVAQFFQEILEVPISLDQSGEDEPVYFNIGPYTRIGLHPTTKELNINSGHVDHIAFAVATRDELDYLVDKLEAENICYRGPIERPGSYNLYFETPDGHHLEIRLDKDEEDETDDA; translated from the coding sequence ATGCTTCAACTTCAAGGTGTTCATCATATTGCTCTTAGCTGTCGCAATGTGATGGGCGTAGCTCAATTTTTTCAAGAGATTTTAGAAGTACCGATTTCTCTTGATCAATCGGGAGAAGATGAGCCAGTTTATTTCAACATTGGGCCTTATACACGAATTGGTCTACATCCAACTACCAAAGAGCTAAATATAAATTCCGGTCACGTGGATCACATTGCTTTTGCAGTGGCAACACGTGATGAATTAGACTATCTTGTTGATAAGTTGGAAGCGGAAAATATATGTTACCGTGGGCCGATTGAACGCCCAGGAAGTTATAATCTTTATTTTGAAACGCCAGACGGTCACCACTTGGAGATACGTTTGGACAAGGATGAAGAGGATGAAACGGATGACGCCTAA
- a CDS encoding HAMP domain-containing sensor histidine kinase, translating to MYGIKKRLVMNFTFVVLMVILVLGSSFVIGVRSFYYGGAEQALLSRINVSTNFYNKYIQYYNLQSKAKYIFEHTSQDDLAHVEVIDLDGNVILDFNGFTKRKSVLTQDVQDALKGDTGIWVGKSEDTGEHILAVSKPLTFYNSTAGVLRYVTSVEEIDKVVNQITLLVWSIGTGLVLLSLVLNLILSKRIISPIVELTGAAKSMAKGDFSQRARQAADDEIGTLAETFNYMASELEKAEEIKNDFISSVSHELRTPLTSIKGWSEVVLTGDMEDKEETRLAMQIIVKETDRLTGLVEQLLDFSRLQAGGMEIHKTELEVNQLLMDVQQQFSARAFQKEINLVTETPDEPLRVLGDENRLKQVVINLLHNSMKFSEEHTTITIRSYREDQVVIIEVIDQGAGISEEELPRITDKFYKGKHKQSGSGIGLSLCLEIVKLHQGTLHVTSKVGVGTTIQVCLPIYEQ from the coding sequence ATGTATGGAATAAAAAAACGTCTAGTCATGAATTTTACCTTTGTCGTATTAATGGTAATTCTAGTACTAGGAAGCTCGTTTGTTATAGGAGTCCGTAGTTTTTATTATGGTGGTGCAGAACAGGCGCTACTTAGCCGTATAAATGTGTCTACGAACTTTTATAACAAATACATTCAATATTATAATCTGCAAAGTAAAGCAAAATATATTTTCGAGCATACGTCACAGGATGATCTCGCACATGTAGAGGTCATTGATTTAGATGGTAATGTGATTTTAGATTTTAACGGTTTCACTAAACGCAAAAGTGTACTTACACAGGATGTACAGGATGCATTAAAAGGTGACACAGGGATTTGGGTGGGAAAAAGTGAAGATACAGGAGAACATATTCTTGCAGTATCTAAGCCACTCACCTTTTATAATTCAACAGCAGGAGTCCTGCGTTATGTGACCTCTGTTGAAGAGATCGACAAGGTTGTGAACCAGATTACACTGCTTGTGTGGAGCATTGGCACTGGTCTCGTTCTTTTATCTCTAGTCTTAAATTTGATTTTATCTAAGCGAATTATAAGCCCTATTGTTGAGCTTACGGGTGCGGCTAAGTCAATGGCAAAAGGTGATTTTAGTCAACGGGCTAGGCAGGCAGCAGATGATGAGATTGGAACGTTGGCCGAAACCTTTAACTATATGGCGAGCGAATTAGAGAAGGCTGAGGAGATCAAGAACGACTTTATTTCTTCTGTCTCCCATGAATTGCGAACTCCCTTGACCTCTATTAAAGGCTGGTCTGAGGTGGTTCTGACAGGTGACATGGAAGACAAGGAAGAGACACGCCTAGCCATGCAGATCATTGTGAAGGAAACGGATCGACTCACTGGATTAGTAGAACAATTGCTAGACTTTTCCCGCTTGCAGGCAGGAGGAATGGAGATTCATAAGACAGAGCTAGAGGTGAATCAGCTCTTAATGGATGTCCAGCAGCAGTTTTCTGCTCGTGCCTTCCAAAAGGAGATTAACTTGGTGACAGAAACTCCAGATGAACCCTTGCGTGTATTAGGAGACGAGAATCGCTTAAAGCAAGTGGTCATAAATCTGCTTCATAATTCAATGAAGTTTAGTGAGGAGCACACTACTATCACAATTCGTAGCTATCGAGAAGATCAGGTAGTTATTATAGAAGTTATAGATCAGGGAGCCGGAATATCGGAAGAGGAATTGCCTAGAATTACAGATAAATTTTATAAAGGTAAGCATAAGCAATCAGGTAGCGGCATCGGATTATCGCTGTGTTTAGAAATTGTAAAATTACATCAGGGCACACTTCATGTAACGAGCAAAGTTGGCGTAGGTACAACGATTCAGGTCTGTTTACCTATATATGAACAATAA
- a CDS encoding response regulator transcription factor, which translates to MKVLLLEDEESIRGFVRIQFKRNGFEVLEAQTGEKALEIAKKEPDIAIAVLDVMLPGISGLEVCQELRKMYPQLGIIMLTAKAQEVNKIEGLNLGADDYITKPFSAAELIARMNSLKRRVETIPSTVKPGELITSGPFTLRLADRKMIKNGQEIDCTPKEFAIIHLLMEQKDRAVSRDDILNEVWGKHYIGDLKVVDVNVRRIRQKIEDDPSKPKYLETVWGFGYQWKEGT; encoded by the coding sequence ATGAAAGTACTATTGCTAGAAGATGAGGAATCCATCCGAGGATTTGTCCGCATTCAATTTAAACGAAATGGGTTTGAAGTATTAGAGGCACAGACAGGCGAAAAGGCGTTGGAAATTGCTAAGAAGGAGCCAGATATCGCTATAGCTGTATTAGATGTAATGCTTCCGGGCATCAGTGGTCTGGAGGTTTGTCAGGAATTACGGAAGATGTACCCGCAATTGGGGATTATTATGCTTACTGCTAAAGCTCAAGAAGTAAATAAGATCGAAGGATTAAACTTAGGAGCAGACGATTACATTACAAAGCCCTTTAGTGCCGCTGAACTGATTGCCCGAATGAATTCGTTGAAACGACGGGTAGAAACGATACCTTCCACTGTAAAACCAGGTGAATTGATTACTTCTGGCCCATTTACCCTGCGATTGGCGGATCGAAAAATGATCAAAAATGGGCAAGAAATAGATTGCACGCCCAAGGAATTTGCAATTATCCACTTATTAATGGAACAAAAGGATCGTGCAGTCAGTCGCGATGACATCCTAAATGAAGTTTGGGGAAAACATTACATTGGGGATTTAAAGGTAGTAGATGTTAACGTTAGACGCATCCGCCAGAAAATCGAGGATGATCCCTCGAAACCGAAATATTTGGAGACAGTCTGGGGATTTGGTTATCAGTGGAAAGAAGGAACGTAA
- the gcvH gene encoding glycine cleavage system protein GcvH, producing the protein MEFPKELRYSEEHEWVRVEGNKAYIGITSFAQSELGDIVFVELPEVGSTIQRDEPFGSVESVKTVSELYAPVTGKVLEINAALEEEPELVNTSSYDKAWMIVVELSDSSELDKLMDADKYEAMVKE; encoded by the coding sequence ATGGAATTTCCAAAAGAGTTACGTTACAGCGAAGAGCATGAATGGGTACGTGTAGAAGGCAACAAGGCTTATATCGGTATTACTTCTTTCGCTCAGTCCGAACTAGGTGACATCGTATTTGTTGAATTGCCAGAAGTAGGCTCTACCATCCAACGTGATGAACCATTCGGTAGTGTAGAATCTGTTAAAACCGTATCTGAACTATATGCTCCAGTTACTGGTAAAGTATTAGAAATTAACGCTGCTCTAGAAGAGGAGCCTGAATTGGTAAACACATCTTCCTATGACAAAGCTTGGATGATCGTGGTTGAGTTGTCTGATTCCAGTGAGTTGGATAAGCTTATGGATGCGGATAAATACGAGGCAATGGTAAAAGAATAA
- a CDS encoding redoxin domain-containing protein: MRLREELPDFPGITEWVNGQVSKADLQGERAVLVHFWSVSCYMCKESLPQINEWREKYADQGLKVIGIHMPRSEADTDIAKIKETIAQYELTHPVAIDNEMTTTDAFQNEYVPAYYLFDETMALRHFQAGEKGLNMVKKRLHRILGIEED, from the coding sequence ATGCGTTTACGTGAAGAACTTCCAGACTTTCCAGGCATCACAGAATGGGTAAACGGTCAAGTTTCTAAGGCTGATTTGCAGGGCGAAAGAGCAGTTCTTGTACATTTCTGGTCCGTTAGTTGCTATATGTGCAAAGAATCTCTACCACAAATTAACGAGTGGCGTGAAAAATATGCAGATCAGGGCTTAAAAGTTATTGGTATTCATATGCCGCGTTCCGAAGCTGATACAGATATTGCGAAAATTAAAGAAACCATCGCTCAATATGAGCTTACTCATCCAGTAGCGATTGATAACGAAATGACCACAACTGATGCGTTCCAAAACGAATACGTTCCTGCCTACTATCTGTTTGATGAGACAATGGCACTTCGTCATTTCCAAGCAGGCGAAAAGGGCTTAAATATGGTCAAAAAACGTTTGCATCGAATTTTGGGTATTGAAGAGGATTAG
- a CDS encoding peroxiredoxin, translating into MAQRIIGLQAPDFSMETVSGDGKEFGRVSLSDYKGKWLVLFFYPLDFTFVCPTEIIALSDAYEDFKDLDAEVLGVSVDSVHSHKAWINTPRDQNGLGGLNYPLAADFNKTVARSFGVLDEESGAAYRGLFIIDPEGVVKYQVVTDMNVGRSNDETLRVLQALQSGGLCAANWRPGQAHLKG; encoded by the coding sequence ATGGCACAACGTATTATTGGTCTTCAAGCTCCTGATTTTTCTATGGAAACAGTATCCGGTGACGGAAAAGAATTCGGTCGCGTTTCTCTTTCTGACTATAAAGGTAAATGGTTGGTATTGTTCTTCTATCCACTAGATTTCACTTTTGTATGTCCAACTGAAATTATCGCTTTGAGCGACGCATATGAAGATTTCAAAGATTTGGATGCAGAGGTACTAGGTGTATCTGTTGACTCTGTACACTCTCACAAAGCTTGGATCAACACTCCACGCGACCAAAATGGTCTTGGTGGTTTGAACTACCCACTTGCTGCTGACTTCAACAAAACAGTTGCTCGTTCTTTCGGCGTGTTGGATGAAGAATCCGGTGCAGCTTACCGTGGTCTATTTATCATCGATCCCGAAGGCGTTGTTAAATACCAAGTAGTAACTGATATGAACGTAGGACGTTCTAACGACGAAACTCTACGTGTTCTTCAAGCTCTACAATCCGGCGGACTTTGCGCAGCTAACTGGCGTCCAGGCCAAGCTCATCTAAAAGGATAA
- a CDS encoding arsenate reductase family protein translates to MTNAPNIRLYSYAKCGTCRKAKQWLDTNEVTYTEIPIVDTPPSKEELHQIWQNSGLDIRKFFNTSGQFYRELNLKEKLPTMSEDEMLELLASNGKLIKRPLITNGAKTTLGFKEQTLEEMWGK, encoded by the coding sequence TTGACAAACGCACCAAATATTCGTTTGTATAGTTACGCAAAGTGCGGCACATGTCGCAAAGCTAAACAATGGCTGGATACCAATGAGGTTACATATACAGAAATCCCAATTGTTGATACTCCGCCATCGAAAGAGGAATTGCATCAAATCTGGCAAAATAGCGGGTTGGATATTCGCAAATTTTTTAATACTAGCGGCCAATTCTATCGTGAGCTGAACCTGAAGGAGAAGCTGCCAACAATGTCAGAGGATGAAATGCTAGAGCTGCTCGCGTCCAATGGTAAGCTAATTAAGCGACCTCTTATCACAAATGGGGCAAAGACAACACTCGGTTTTAAAGAACAAACCTTAGAAGAAATGTGGGGCAAATAA
- a CDS encoding zinc ribbon domain-containing protein, translating into MQNVEVWRGKRYTSRYYRCSSTQNDGDRKCTQNGINAEKLEKTIYEDLLEEFTKMKEGKYVIDNEIEVRSYKEKLEKAE; encoded by the coding sequence GTGCAAAATGTGGAGGTATGGCGAGGGAAAAGATATACGTCTCGATACTATAGATGCTCATCTACTCAAAACGATGGTGATAGAAAGTGTACTCAAAATGGAATAAATGCTGAGAAACTTGAAAAAACTATATATGAGGATTTACTCGAAGAATTTACAAAAATGAAAGAAGGAAAATATGTTATTGACAACGAAATTGAGGTTAGATCGTATAAAGAGAAATTAGAGAAAGCTGAATAA
- a CDS encoding DUF2569 family protein has protein sequence MGIVSFFNIVNTVGILLFVLLVGIMFFRKKTDTPKNIYVEVLFLVFLIGFDVYMFLNDQTAIKPLVVSLLTIAACLQVAKLTKSLRKSN, from the coding sequence ATGGGCATTGTTTCATTTTTCAATATCGTTAACACAGTAGGTATCCTGTTGTTTGTGCTACTAGTAGGCATCATGTTTTTCAGAAAAAAAACCGACACCCCAAAAAATATATACGTAGAGGTACTGTTTCTTGTTTTCTTAATTGGGTTTGATGTGTACATGTTTTTAAACGATCAAACAGCAATTAAACCTTTAGTTGTATCTTTACTAACAATCGCTGCTTGCCTTCAAGTAGCAAAATTAACTAAGAGTTTAAGAAAAAGCAACTAA
- a CDS encoding DUF5412 family protein encodes MNKWKWAISILLLILLVMGALFYHFFYAMYNLPEGKLIHTVASPDKKHSVNAYIVEGGATVPDSIRAEVVTNSSGKKNNIYWDSKMDTVSINWVDNKTVIINGHEIDVTKDVYDWRR; translated from the coding sequence GTGAACAAATGGAAATGGGCGATTAGTATATTGCTTTTAATACTCTTAGTTATGGGAGCTTTGTTCTATCATTTCTTTTATGCAATGTATAATCTTCCAGAAGGGAAATTAATTCATACAGTAGCATCACCTGATAAAAAGCACAGCGTAAATGCCTACATAGTTGAAGGTGGAGCCACAGTACCCGATTCGATCCGGGCTGAAGTCGTTACAAATAGTTCTGGGAAAAAAAACAATATCTACTGGGATTCTAAAATGGATACTGTTTCAATCAATTGGGTGGATAACAAAACAGTCATAATCAATGGACATGAAATCGATGTAACAAAGGATGTTTATGATTGGAGGAGATAA
- a CDS encoding N-acetylmuramoyl-L-alanine amidase has protein sequence MKKQTINFSILCALLSGVTMPSLITNPTAVYASPQSQQDLVKWFKEAADEYNVPLELLISIGWVESRLNDHDGEPNNINGYGFMNLVSNPERKTLEEASEITGISIDELKTSTQSNIKGGAAILSKYQQEITENKDNSKDYKDWLEAVKLYSGADSDDISTSYAEDVFSLIENDLIDLSSEELVKPSQVDVDEYQIMAGPPELDIKWVPAHKSNYDSTKRSAKDITHLVIHVMQGTYTGSISWAQKNHGSKGASSAHYYVSDDGDITQMVDDRHIAYHARSANPYTIGIEHEGYVDEPKWFTNIMYRESAKLAAMLAYTYDIPVNRKHIKGHSEYPNQTHTDPGKYWDWDYYMKKVKVYYDKFEDDGRY, from the coding sequence TTGAAAAAACAAACTATTAATTTCTCTATTTTATGTGCATTATTGTCGGGCGTTACTATGCCTTCACTCATCACAAATCCAACGGCAGTATATGCTTCTCCACAAAGTCAACAGGATTTGGTTAAGTGGTTTAAAGAAGCCGCAGATGAATACAATGTTCCGCTTGAACTCCTTATTTCTATAGGATGGGTTGAATCCAGATTAAATGATCATGATGGAGAACCTAATAACATTAATGGCTACGGATTCATGAATTTAGTATCAAATCCAGAAAGGAAAACGCTTGAAGAGGCTTCAGAAATAACTGGGATTAGCATAGATGAATTAAAAACATCAACTCAATCTAATATCAAAGGAGGTGCTGCCATATTATCTAAATATCAACAAGAAATTACTGAAAACAAGGATAATTCAAAGGATTATAAAGATTGGCTTGAAGCAGTAAAATTATATAGTGGTGCTGATTCTGATGATATAAGTACCAGTTACGCTGAAGATGTCTTTAGCTTAATTGAGAATGATTTAATTGATTTATCTAGCGAAGAATTAGTAAAACCCTCTCAAGTAGATGTGGATGAGTATCAAATAATGGCAGGCCCACCTGAACTTGATATTAAATGGGTTCCAGCGCACAAGTCTAACTATGATTCTACAAAACGATCTGCAAAAGATATTACCCATCTAGTTATTCATGTTATGCAAGGCACATATACAGGCTCTATTAGCTGGGCGCAAAAAAACCATGGTAGTAAGGGTGCTTCATCAGCTCATTATTATGTAAGTGATGACGGGGATATAACTCAAATGGTTGATGATAGGCATATTGCTTACCATGCGAGAAGTGCAAATCCTTACACAATTGGTATTGAGCATGAAGGGTATGTTGATGAACCAAAATGGTTTACAAATATAATGTATAGAGAATCTGCGAAACTTGCGGCAATGTTAGCTTATACCTATGATATTCCTGTGAATAGAAAGCATATTAAAGGGCACAGTGAATATCCAAATCAAACGCATACTGACCCGGGAAAATATTGGGATTGGGATTATTATATGAAAAAGGTAAAGGTATATTATGATAAATTTGAAGATGATGGCAGATATTAG
- a CDS encoding aspartyl-phosphate phosphatase Spo0E family protein, translating to MEKFKSKNDLQKLIELLRQELEMLYYKEGSFVHPTVLQLSQQLDEYIVMFEKIRQ from the coding sequence ATGGAAAAATTCAAATCAAAAAATGATTTACAGAAGCTTATAGAACTCCTCCGTCAAGAGTTAGAGATGTTGTATTACAAAGAAGGCTCATTCGTACATCCAACCGTACTACAACTGAGCCAACAACTAGATGAGTATATCGTTATGTTTGAGAAGATTAGACAATAG
- a CDS encoding helix-turn-helix domain-containing protein produces the protein MSVSLTFTTLGELIKRKRVEIGISLSEVSRMTGISKGVISKIESGETKSPELRTLKPIADVLKIPYEDIIEYSIQVERRYGLYDDFLSEAIEISNPSLINKVAIKFLENIRKERNVLIVRPFVYTCKH, from the coding sequence ATGAGCGTAAGTCTAACTTTCACAACATTGGGGGAACTGATAAAGAGGAAAAGAGTAGAAATAGGCATCAGTTTGTCAGAAGTGTCCAGAATGACAGGGATTAGTAAAGGGGTTATTTCTAAAATAGAAAGTGGTGAAACAAAAAGTCCAGAGTTGAGGACGTTGAAACCTATCGCAGATGTATTAAAAATTCCTTATGAAGACATAATTGAATATAGCATCCAGGTAGAACGCCGTTATGGATTATATGATGACTTTTTATCAGAGGCTATTGAGATTTCCAACCCTTCTTTGATTAATAAAGTAGCAATCAAATTTCTGGAAAATATCAGGAAGGAAAGAAACGTGCTCATCGTTAGACCATTTGTATACACTTGCAAACACTAA